The Iamia sp. SCSIO 61187 genomic sequence ACCTCCTCGCCCGTGATGGACGTGGCGGTGAAGTCGTGGAGCGTGGTCATCGGGGGGTCTCTCGGGTCGCGGGTGGGCGCGGCGCAACGTAGCGCCGCGCCCGCAGTTCGGCGCCGGGCCGGGCCCGGATGGGCTCAGGACTCGAGGAAGGGGGTGACGGCGGCGAGGAACGCCTCGGGGTCCTCGACCATGGGGTAGTGGCCGGCGCCGTCGACCCAGGCGAGGGTGGCGTCGGGGCGGGCGGCGACCAGGCGGTCGGCCATGGGGGCGACGGCGATCGGGTCCTCGGGGCCCCAGACGACGTGGAGGGGCGACGGGTGGGCCTCGATGGCGCCGGTGAAGCGGCGCTCGTCGGCCCGCCGCTCCTCGATGTAGCGGATGGTCCGGGTGAGCATGGCGTCGCCGCCGCGGTGGCAGACCAGCTCGCCGTGGCCGGCCATGTCGACGTCGCCGTGGGCCGGGGCGAGCGTCGCCACCAGGCTGGCCACCATCAGCTCCGGACCGACGCCCTGGGCGAGGGGCTCGTCGGGCTGGGCGAGGAGCATCTGCTGGCCGTCGGTCAGCCGGGCCATCTCGATGTAGATGCTGCCGTTGGTCACGACCCGACGGGTGACCTCGACCGCCCCCTGCCCGGCCTGCGACCGGGCCAGCAGCTCGCCGCCGACGGTGTCGCCCATGTCGTGGGTCATGAGCGCCAGGCGCGCCATCCCGAGCGTGGCCACCACGGCCTCGGCCACGTCGGCCTGGAGGGCCATGGTGTAGCGCCGGTCGGGCTTGGCCGAGAGGCCGAAGCCCAGCATGTCGAACAGGACGACCCGGCGGTGGCGGGCCAGGCGGGGCACCAGGTGGGCCCAGTCGAACGACGAGGTCGGGAACCCGTGCACGACGAGCAGCGGCTCGTGGCGCTCGCCCTCGCCCGCCGG encodes the following:
- a CDS encoding alpha/beta fold hydrolase, which codes for MDQGTGGQVGTGPGAWRDPAVAAWAAQATTVVVDGHDVAVWDVPAGEGERHEPLLVVHGFPTSSFDWAHLVPRLARHRRVVLFDMLGFGLSAKPDRRYTMALQADVAEAVVATLGMARLALMTHDMGDTVGGELLARSQAGQGAVEVTRRVVTNGSIYIEMARLTDGQQMLLAQPDEPLAQGVGPELMVASLVATLAPAHGDVDMAGHGELVCHRGGDAMLTRTIRYIEERRADERRFTGAIEAHPSPLHVVWGPEDPIAVAPMADRLVAARPDATLAWVDGAGHYPMVEDPEAFLAAVTPFLES